The Nilaparvata lugens isolate BPH unplaced genomic scaffold, ASM1435652v1 scaffold1468, whole genome shotgun sequence genome has a segment encoding these proteins:
- the LOC120355439 gene encoding uncharacterized protein LOC120355439: MGYRLRKLKSQKPSIGGKGRLTDKAIQTIQKFYGYAIRNNSNSVKSMENAIWATYNHLASSDESPKHDLCLDDWCKYKQALNTGSVYSHKSHFHIPETVMSDIEFIFKDLSRTELLKKCTAGKTQNSNESFNSVVWTIVPKKTFVQMNTLNFGMSEAINRYNEGHLAKVCVLEEMGLRAGKNTLTALKRLDHERVSQGNNQLLKHRGGGGGGGGGGGTAHSEDDPNYSAGNF, translated from the coding sequence ATGGGCTATAGACTGAGGAAATTGAAATCGCAGAAGCCATCGATAGGTGGTAAAGGTAGGCTGACCGATAAAGCTATACAAACCATACAAAAattctatggctatgctatTCGAAATAATTCGAATAGCGTGAAAAGTATGGAAAATGCGATTTGGGCTACCTACAATCATTTAGCCTCCAGTGATGAGAGCCCTAAACATGATTTATGTTTAGATGATTGGTGTAAATATAAACAGGCTCTCAACACTGGTTCAGTCTATAGCCACAAATCCCACTTTCATATTCCAGAAACTGTAATGAgtgatattgaatttattttcaaagacCTGTCACGTAcggaacttttaaaaaaatgtacgGCAGGAAAAACCCAAAATTCAAACGAGAGTTTCAACAGTGTTGTTTGGACGATTGTACCCAAAAAAACATTCGTTCAAATGAACACATTGAATTTTGGCATGTCTGAAGCGATAAATAGGTACAATGAAGGCCATTTAGCGAAAGTGTGCGTATTAGAAGAGATGGGACTCAGAGCCGGCAAGAACACGCTGACTGCTTTGAAACGGTTAGACCACGAGCGCGTGTCTCAAGGAAACAATCAGCTGCTAAAAcatagaggaggaggaggaggaggaggaggcggcgGCGGCACAGCACATAGCGAAGATGATCCAAATTATAGCGCTGGTAATTTTTAA